TTTTGCTGTTTCTCACCCAATTGAGAAAAAGGTTTTTTCTCAACTTTTATATTTTCCCATGAAAAAGGTTTTTTCAGGCTATCTGCTAAAATGATAGGATAATCAATTTTAGGAATGATCTCTGACATAAAATACTGTAATAGGAAATCTTCCAGATTTACATCATCCGGCAGGCTGATAAACTTAGAGTAAAGATCGGGAACAACCTGTACATCCTTTTTGATGTTGTTCAGGAGTGAGTTCGTGTAAATGATAAAAAAGAGCAAAATGAGCAGGCTTCCTACTGCGAAATAGAAAGTCATAAAGCGATTATGATTAAAGTTCGCTCTTTTTGGCAATATTCCAAATTTCATCTAATTTCTCCAAACTGCTGTTCTGCATTTCTTCATTTTTATTTTTATGATATTCTTCGATTTTTTTGAATCTTCGTTCAAATTTCCTGATCGTTCTTTTCAGAGAAGATTCTGCATCGAAACCCAGTTTTCGGGCAATATTGACGATTGAGAAGAGCATATCTCCGAGTTCGTTCTGCATTTCTTCAAGATCGTTTTTTTGGAAAGCTTCCTCAAATTCCTTGATCTCTTCATCCAGTTTCTCGATCGCAGGTTCGACTGTCTGCCAGTCAAAACCGACAGCTGCTGCTTTTTCCTGCATTCTCTGGGCAGTTATCAAACCGGGCATACTTTTGGGAATTCCGTCGATGATCGATTTCCGGGAGTTTTCCTTTTCCTTTTGTTTGATCTTTTC
This genomic window from Candidatus Cloacimonadota bacterium contains:
- a CDS encoding nucleoside triphosphate pyrophosphohydrolase — translated: LYESIEAIENEDYEHLSEELGDLLLHIIMQSQIADEEGKFSIKQVLSKINKKLIHRHPHVFEEKKKYNAKQVKYNWEKIKQKEKENSRKSIIDGIPKSMPGLITAQRMQEKAAAVGFDWQTVEPAIEKLDEEIKEFEEAFQKNDLEEMQNELGDMLFSIVNIARKLGFDAESSLKRTIRKFERRFKKIEEYHKNKNEEMQNSSLEKLDEIWNIAKKSEL